The proteins below are encoded in one region of Cololabis saira isolate AMF1-May2022 chromosome 11, fColSai1.1, whole genome shotgun sequence:
- the zfyve16 gene encoding zinc finger FYVE domain-containing protein 16 produces MDSFFKAAVCDLDKLLDDFELNSEEPVFLKPPAYPFSSQGSQCLSSEAPSVPASLPDLSSLHYGSTSSSHDEEVGDKPLTGVDLLSSVDHRPQKSSAPPCPDRALKPVCDLVSDTSSAILVRTNSHDAFRELDVAEKQMEEEEEEEALLVDFSSSVVVEEGAAVSLSAPEDRTLLDSGYSLSLLDVILPAALERSCESSDASHSMNTSDGGQTDAKDVVKNSASLHDPEPVEGIKEVTSENEDKKPHEGEKFESSDDKPVDLPSPSIAAAVSEAPVDSNIIEEMSEEAADMSERPEADSLSDLQPKQDNGGFLEDAGDQISEARLSAEGQHVSVEPADLSSSNPSEPSPVDALEFGFEYLPESDQAEMLVTDEELDAFLRRHVEADQRAGGDYAQPESLAESDEVVEEREPRTCGAQGREDLERLASPESDRTICVSVEGSFNPSSPAGTRDSGAPYQEDASEVSCSVTSNASQSQQSSSPDQQPSYGGARPKQPNCQRPPPAGGERGGEGEEEEREQTEGLSPDPEDEESSATSPAEEHCSFRSSNQEYQDLGDYSVGYDELSEPPPYPEELPADAASSENWQKEGVEELGSRQPEWVPDAEAPNCMKCSQKFTFTKRRHHCRACGKVYCAMCCNRRCKLKYLDKEARVCVLCFESIRRAQALERMMSPTGPSPNPNVPSEYCSTIPPLQQAQAAGTLNSPPPTVMVPVSVLKHPSNDGCPREQKRVWFADGILPNGEVADTTRLSVTSRRSSQEFSPDQTTPGSDGSEEAVGSSTAPEASEAVDMVRPLVSGPWDYSLLSGIGSSVRSVPSLLPDNEDELPPLLIATGEDEGGDVLVEESPAPCQILHLLEEGGPRPLTFALNANLLVNVKLVTYSGKQCWCFGSNGLQALGQREVVFLLECLPEEKTLPRDLFSLYLNIYQDAQKGKFVENLDNVTFTSSFMGSKDHAGILFFSPTCQPLDGLAIPPPPFLFGLLVQKLEVPWAKVFPLRLLLRLGAEYAVYPTTLTSIRFRESVYRETGHTIMNLLADLRNYQYSLSVVKGLRIHMEMGHSYIDIPKSSFSEMQKVVNASNEHVISIGATFSSAADSHLVCFQNEEGNYQTQANSMPGKTRTVTGASFVVFNGALKASSGFIAKSSIVEDGLMVQIPPETMEALRSAFRDQTDFHIPCGKNDGGEIRENVTVRWVDWTSPVNTGRTSGVDGRPLDGVHSVGMQQDAEFELDGRTIRCTEVFYQLKSADCSLPSVLSSCSVFQKEIALATCSALTPRLAVLASSGINSLSLRISTQADMVEYQAGSGGRLLPQRYMNEMDGALIPVIHGGSTSVPQTAMDMEFVFYITHAI; encoded by the exons ATGGACAGCTTCTTCAAGGCAGCTGTATGTGACCTGGACAAACTCCTAGATGACTTTGAGCTGAACTCTG aGGAGCCTGTTTTCCTGAAACCCCCTGCGTACCCGTTCTCCTCCCAGGGCTCCCAGTGTTTGTCTTCCGAGGCCCCTAGTGTCCCGGCCAGCCTCCCGGACCTCAGCTCTCTTCATTATGGTTCTACCAGCAGCAGTCACGACGAGGAGGTTGGAGATAAGCCTCTCACCGGGGTGGACCTTCTCTCCTCTGTGGACCATAGGCCGCAGAAAAGCTCCGCCCCTCCCTGCCCGGACAGAGCTCTGAAGCCTGTGTGCGACCTTGTGAGCGACACAAGCTCAGCCATACTGGTCCGGACGAACAGCCACGATGCTTTCAGGGAGCTGGACGTGGCTGAGAAGCaaatggaagaggaggaggaggaggaggcgctgCTAGTGGATTTCAGCAGTTCTGTGGTTGTTGAGGAGGGAGCGGCCGTCAGTTTAAGTGCTCCGGAAGATCGAACGCTGCTAGATAGCGGATACTCGTTGAGTctgctggatgtgattctcCCTGCAGCTTTGGAGAGAAGCTGTGAGAGCTCGGATGCGTCACACTCCATGAATACCTCCGATGGAGGACAAACGGACGCTAAAGACGTGGTAAAAAACTCTGCGAGTCTGCATGACCCGGAGCCTGTTGAAGGTATCAAAGAAGTGACCTCTGAGAACGAAGATAAAAAACCACATGAAGGAGAGAAATTCGAGTCCTCAGATGACAAACCGGTTGACTTGCCATCCCCATCAATAGCTGCAGCAGTGAGTGAGGCTCCAGTGGACTCAAATATCATAGAAGAAATGTCAGAAGAGGCTGCAGATATGTCAGAGAGACCTGAGGCAGACTCCCTGTCAGACCTGCAACCAAAGCAAGACAATGGAGGATTTCTAGAGGACGCTGGTGACCAGATTTCAGAGGCTAGACTGTCTGCAGAAGGACAGCACGTCTCTGTTGAGCCTGCAGACCTTTCATCCTCCAACCCCTCAGAGCCCAGCCCGGTGGATGCCCTCGAGTTCGGTTTCGAGTATCTTCCAGAGAGCGATCAGGCCGAGATGCTGGTGACGGACGAGGAGTTGGACGCGTTCCTGAGGAGGCACGTTGAAGCGGACCAGCGCGCCGGTGGAGATTATGCTCAACCAGAGTCTCTCGCTGAGTCAGATGAGGTCGTGGAGGAGCGGGAGCCAAGGACCTGTGGTGCGCAGGGACGGGAAGATCTGGAGCGTCTGGCTTCTCCTGAAAGTGACAGAactatttgtgtgtctgttgaGGGAAGTTTTAATCCCAGTTCTCCAGCTGGAACACGTGACTCCGGCGCACCATACCAGGAAGATGCCTCTGAGGTGAGCTGTTCTGTAACCAGCAACGCTTCTCAGTCCCAGCAGAGCAGTAGCCCTGATCAGCAGCCCTCCTATGGAGGTGCAAGACCTAAACAGCCAAACTGCCAAAGACCTCCACCAgcaggaggagaaagaggaggagaaggagaagaagaagagagggaACAGACTGAGGGGCTCAGCCCTGATCCTGAAGATGAGGAGAGTTCAGCCACAAGTCCAGCAGAGGAGCATTGCAGCTTCAGGAGTTCCAATCAGGAGTACCAGGacttaggg GACTACTCTGTGGGGTACGACGAGCTTTCCGAGCCACCGCCGTATCCCGAGGAGCTCCCTGCAGATGCTGCCAGCTCAGAGAACTGGCAGAAAGAGGGTGTGGAGGAGCTGGGGAGCAGACAACCGGAGTGGGTTCCCGACGCCGAAGCTCCTAACTGTATGAAATGCTCCCAGAAGTTCACATTCACCAAGAGGCGGCATCACTGCCGCGCCTGCGGGAAG GTGTACTGCGCCATGTGCTGCAACAGGAGGTGTAAGCTGAAATACCTGGACAAGGAGGCTCGAGTGTGTGTCCTCTGCTTTGAGAGCATACGCAGAG CTCAGGCCCTGGAGCGGATGATGAGTCCTACGGGTCCCAGCCCAAACCCCAACGTCCCTTCTGAGTACTGCAGCACCATCCCTCCTCTGCAGCAGGCTCAGGCTGCTGGCACGCTCAACTCCCCCCCTCCCACGGTCATGGTGCCTGTGTCTGTCCTGAAACACCCGAGCAACGATG GTTGTCCCCGTGAGCAGAAGCGAGTCTGGTTTGCTGACGGAATCCTGCCCAATGGAGAGGTGGCAGACACCACCCGGCTGTCAGTGACCAGCCGCAGGAGCTCCCAGGAGTTCAGTCCGGACCAGACGACA CCTGGCTCAGATGGTTCGGAGGAAGCGGTCGGTTCCTCAACTGCTCCCGAAGCCTCTGAAGCTGTGGACATGGTCCGACCTCTGGTGTCCGGACCCTGGGATTACTCGCTGCTCTCTGGAATCGGATCTTCTGTGAGGAGTGTTCCCAGTCTGCTGCCAGACAATGAAGACGAGCTGCCGCCATTGCTCATCGCCACTGGAGAGGACGAAggaggag ATGTTTTAGTTGAAGAAAGTCCAGCTCCCTGCCAGATCCTGCACCTGCTGGAGGAGGGAGGACCTCGTCCTCTGACGTTTGCTCTGAACGCCAACCTGCTTGTGAATGTCAAACTGGTTACAT ACTCCGGGAAGCAGTGCTGGTGCTTCGGATCCAACGGGCTGCAGGCTCTGGGACAGAGGGAGGTGGTGTTTCTGTTGGAGTGTTTACCAGAAGAAAAAACTCTTCCACGggaccttttctctctctatctcAACATTTACCAAGATGCCCAAAAAG GAAAGTTTGTGGAGAATCTGGATAACGTGACCTTCACCAGCAGCTTCATGGGCAGTAAGGATCATGCAGGGATCCTCTTCTTCTCCCCCACCTGCCAGCCTCTGGACGGCCTCGCCATCCCCCCACCGCCGTTCCTGTTCGGCCTCCTCGTGCAGAAACTGGAGGTACCCTGGGCCAAGGTCTTCCCTCTCAGGCTGCTTCTGCGGCTCGGAGCTGAGTATGCCG TGTATCCCACTACGCTAACAAGCATCCGTTTCAGGGAATCAGTGTATCGGGAAACAGGACACACCATCATGAATTTACTGGCT GATCTTAGGAACTACCAGTACAGCCTGTCGGTGGTGAAGGGACTGAGGATCCACATGGAGATGGGCCACAGCTACATCGACATCCCTAAAAGCAGCTTCAGTGAG ATGCAGAAAGTGGTGAACGCATCCAACGAGCACGTCATCAGCATCGGGGCGACGTTCAGCTCGGCGGCCGACTCTCACCTGGTGTGTTTCCAGAACGAGGAGGGAAATTATCAGACACAGGCCAACAGCATGCCGGGGAAGACTCGCACAG TGACCGGCGCCAGTTTCGTGGTGTTTAATGGAGCCCTGAAAGCTTCGTCGGGGTTCATCGCCAAGTCTAGCATCGTTGAAG ATGGGTTAATGGTTCAGATCCCTCCAGAAACCATGGAGGCTCTGCGCTCTGCCTTCAGGGACCAGACGGACTTCCACATACCCTGCGGCAAGAACGACGGCGGAGAGATCCGAGAAAATGTCACGGTCCGCTGGGTGGACTGGACTTCACCCGTCAATACTGG CAGAACCAGCGGGGTTGATGGCAGACCTCTAGATGGCGTTCACAGCGTTGGGATGCAGCAGGACGCAGAATTTGAGTTGGACGGTCGCACCATCAGATGCACAGAG GTGTTCTACCAGCTGAAGTCTGCTGACTGCAGCCTGCCGTCGGTGCTGTCGTCCTGCAGCGTCTTTCAGAAGGAGATTGCTTTGGCGACCTGCAGTGCTCTGACTCCTCGCCTCGCCGTTCTCGCCTCCAGCGGCATCAACTCGCTCTCGCTTCGTATCTCCACGCAGGCTGACATG GTGGAGTACCAGGCCGGTTCTGGAGGCAGGCTCCTCCCCCAGCGCTACATGAATGAAATGGATGGCGCTCTGATTCCAGTCATCCACGGAGGTAGCACTAGCGTTCCACAGACTGCCATGGACATGGAGTTCGTCTTCTACATCACACACGCCATCTAA